A stretch of DNA from Mesorhizobium onobrychidis:
GGCGTTGAAGGCGGCAGCCAAGATAGCCGATTTTTCGCTGCCGTCGGTGATGATGGCGAAAGAGGCCGTCAACCGCGCCTATGAAACGACATTGGCCGAAGGGCTGCGGTTCGAGCGCCGGCTGTTTCACTCGCTGTTTGCGCTCGATGACCAGAAGGAAGGCATGGCGGCCTTTGCCGAGAAGCGGAAGCCAAATTTCACGAACCGGTAGATCGTGACGACAGCGGCCAGAAGCCAGCGACAGCAGCGGCCAAAAAGAAGGCGAAGCAGCGTTGACGCGCCGGAAAAGCTGAACTATAAGCCGCACCAACCGAGGCGGCCCTGTGGCTGCCCGTTTGTTTTTGCGCCCTGCGACATCCCGCATGCGCCCACCAGATCAGAAGAGAGGCATCATGGCCAATACCTCCTCGGCCAAAAAGGCAACGCGCAAGATCGCCCGTCGCACGGCGATCAACAAGAACCGCCGCTCGCGCGTGCGGACCTACATCCGCCAGGTCGAAGAGGCGCTCGCCTCGGGCGACAAGGCCGCCGCGCAGGCTGCTTTCAAGGTGGCGGAACCGGAATTGATGCGCGCCGCGACCAAGGGCGTGGTGCACAAGAATACGGCATCGCGCAAGGTGTCGCGCCTGGCCCAGCGACTCAAGGTGCTGTCGGCCTAATATACCTTTACTGATCATGTCCTCTTCAAGCCCGGCCGCTCGTGCCGGGTTTTTCGTTTGCCGGCAAGTACTTAAAAAGAAATCTCCCAAACGGACACTCCGCACGATTTCAATGTTCGAA
This window harbors:
- the rpsT gene encoding 30S ribosomal protein S20, coding for MANTSSAKKATRKIARRTAINKNRRSRVRTYIRQVEEALASGDKAAAQAAFKVAEPELMRAATKGVVHKNTASRKVSRLAQRLKVLSA